Proteins from one Chitinophaga oryzae genomic window:
- a CDS encoding bifunctional folylpolyglutamate synthase/dihydrofolate synthase, with the protein MNAYQEALDYLYGQLPMFTKVGASAYKTDLHNTVALLQQLNHPQHTFKTIHVAGTNGKGSTSHMLAAILQQAGYKTGLYTSPHLLDFRERIRINGQVAPEDFVVNFTNNMRPFIESISPSFFELTVAMAFQYFAQEKVDIAVIEVGLGGRLDSTNVITPELSVITNISFDHKNILGDTLPLIASEKAGIIKPGVPVVISETQSEIQWVFREKAAETGSPVHFADQEWMVDGSIIKDNHLELTLLDTRKGAMHHIRLDLSGQYQEKNVMGVLSAVKVLQQQGWHITWDHVLAALSHVRKLTGLRGRWEVVGEKPLTVMDVGHNEAGIREVVQQLEHVNYQQLHIVTGFVKDKEVDNVLPLFPATAIYYFCRAQIPRALDEVALAEMAARHGLQGRPYESVQAALQAARQHARPEDMILVCGSFFIVAEAM; encoded by the coding sequence ATGAATGCATATCAGGAAGCACTGGACTATCTCTACGGGCAACTGCCCATGTTTACCAAAGTAGGGGCCAGCGCTTATAAAACAGACCTGCATAATACGGTCGCTTTATTACAACAGCTCAACCATCCGCAGCATACTTTTAAAACCATACACGTTGCCGGGACTAACGGCAAAGGCTCTACCAGCCACATGCTGGCCGCCATCCTGCAACAGGCGGGTTATAAGACCGGCCTGTACACTTCCCCTCACCTGCTGGACTTCCGCGAGCGTATCCGGATCAACGGGCAGGTAGCGCCGGAGGACTTTGTGGTGAACTTCACCAACAACATGCGGCCGTTCATTGAAAGCATTTCGCCTTCCTTTTTCGAGCTGACTGTAGCCATGGCCTTCCAGTATTTCGCCCAGGAGAAAGTGGACATCGCGGTCATAGAAGTAGGACTGGGCGGCCGGCTCGACAGCACGAACGTAATTACGCCGGAGCTGTCTGTCATCACCAATATCAGCTTTGACCATAAAAATATCCTAGGCGATACCCTTCCCCTGATCGCATCCGAAAAAGCCGGCATTATCAAACCCGGCGTACCGGTAGTGATCAGCGAGACACAATCCGAAATACAATGGGTGTTCCGCGAAAAGGCTGCCGAAACCGGCTCCCCTGTCCACTTTGCTGACCAGGAATGGATGGTGGACGGCAGTATCATCAAAGACAATCATCTTGAGCTAACGTTACTGGATACACGAAAAGGGGCCATGCATCATATCCGGCTGGACCTAAGCGGGCAATACCAGGAAAAAAATGTGATGGGCGTGTTGTCGGCCGTAAAGGTGCTGCAGCAGCAGGGCTGGCATATTACGTGGGACCATGTGCTGGCGGCGTTATCGCATGTGCGCAAGCTGACAGGGCTGCGGGGCCGCTGGGAAGTAGTCGGCGAAAAGCCGCTCACGGTAATGGATGTAGGGCATAATGAAGCCGGCATCCGCGAAGTGGTACAGCAGCTGGAGCATGTCAACTACCAGCAGCTGCATATTGTCACCGGTTTTGTAAAAGATAAAGAGGTGGATAATGTGTTGCCGCTGTTCCCGGCCACGGCTATCTATTATTTCTGCCGGGCCCAGATACCGCGGGCGCTGGACGAAGTAGCGCTGGCAGAGATGGCGGCGCGGCACGGACTGCAGGGCCGCCCCTACGAGTCCGTACAGGCGGCGTTGCAGGCGGCGCGGCAACATGCCAGACCGGAAGACATGATCCTGGTATGCGGCAGTTTCTTTATCGTGGCAGAAGCGATGTAA
- a CDS encoding DUF5723 family protein has protein sequence MRMHRILFSTVLFLWPAYAAVAQTFPGYNTSNYAGIHGVISNPASAAGYRYKWDVNIIGADVKGGNTYMKVPKSILFNPPPRNKWVRNQDYFLDTAANRRQNGWGMAEIVMPSVLYAIDEKQSVSFIWRVRASASGGNLPTPLANFFGNDYPNIQYRGKNLNIEKVGVGAHIWNELGFSYARTIHEGYTSRWKAGVTVKLLSGIAAGYAQVANASFVLNDRRNGDITSGTLRYAYSEELDHWQKPYTRNLQLFHNNGAGFDLGVIYEYRPDNGGFGQFEGTDADEYKFRLGLSLNDIGRIKYRKGANNTDLDLRKQDINPNEITYKDNESLKQYSTRLNRYFTPIPGDDSSFVMALPASLQLMGDYNINGRFFVSANAIIALNAGKNGLARTYAMTQVLITPRYETELFGAYMPFVVNHNGQADVGAGFRIGPLVLGSYSLFTTLFQHRINHTDAFVALRINPGMLGKGNKNKGQLGCPVNF, from the coding sequence ATGAGAATGCACCGAATCCTGTTCAGCACTGTTTTGTTTTTATGGCCGGCATACGCCGCCGTGGCCCAGACATTTCCCGGCTACAATACCAGCAACTATGCCGGTATCCACGGAGTAATTTCCAATCCTGCCAGCGCGGCAGGCTATCGTTACAAATGGGACGTAAACATTATCGGCGCCGATGTGAAAGGGGGCAACACCTACATGAAGGTACCCAAGTCCATCCTGTTTAATCCGCCTCCCCGCAACAAATGGGTGCGCAACCAGGACTATTTCCTGGACACCGCCGCCAACCGCCGCCAGAACGGATGGGGCATGGCTGAAATAGTGATGCCTTCCGTGTTATACGCTATCGACGAAAAACAATCCGTGTCTTTTATATGGCGCGTGCGCGCCAGCGCCAGCGGCGGCAATCTGCCCACGCCGCTGGCCAACTTCTTCGGCAACGACTATCCCAACATCCAATACCGTGGTAAAAATCTCAATATTGAAAAAGTGGGCGTAGGCGCACATATCTGGAATGAGCTGGGCTTCAGCTACGCCCGTACCATCCATGAAGGTTATACCAGCCGCTGGAAAGCCGGCGTAACGGTAAAACTGCTGAGCGGCATCGCCGCCGGCTACGCCCAGGTGGCCAACGCCAGCTTTGTCCTCAACGACAGACGCAACGGAGATATCACCAGCGGCACCCTGCGGTATGCCTACAGTGAAGAACTGGACCACTGGCAGAAACCATACACCCGCAACCTCCAGCTCTTTCATAACAACGGCGCAGGCTTCGACCTCGGCGTTATCTATGAGTACCGTCCCGACAACGGCGGCTTCGGCCAGTTCGAAGGCACCGATGCCGATGAGTATAAATTCCGTCTCGGCTTATCGCTCAACGATATCGGCAGGATTAAATACCGGAAAGGCGCCAATAACACCGATCTCGATCTCCGGAAACAGGACATCAACCCCAATGAGATCACCTACAAAGACAACGAGAGCCTGAAACAATACTCTACACGGTTAAACCGCTATTTCACGCCTATCCCCGGCGATGACAGCAGCTTCGTGATGGCCTTGCCCGCCTCTCTTCAGCTGATGGGCGATTATAATATCAACGGCCGCTTTTTTGTAAGCGCCAACGCCATCATTGCACTGAACGCAGGAAAAAACGGGCTGGCGAGAACATATGCCATGACCCAGGTGTTAATTACACCACGGTACGAAACCGAACTGTTCGGCGCCTATATGCCGTTTGTAGTGAACCACAACGGACAGGCGGATGTAGGGGCAGGCTTTCGTATCGGCCCGTTGGTACTGGGATCTTACAGCCTTTTTACCACGCTTTTCCAACATCGCATCAACCATACGGATGCTTTCGTAGCTTTGCGGATCAATCCGGGCATGTTGGGTAAAGGCAACAAAAACAAAGGCCAGCTGGGATGCCCGGTAAATTTTTAA
- a CDS encoding energy transducer TonB → MEENNRKKNIQALGVTIGVHALLLVALVFAGFSAPPPLPDQDLGMEVNLGTSDDGMGDEQPLNPNPPSAAASTPAPAESEPAATEKDNSAPQEVATQEDEEAPEIKKPEKPVEKPKELPKKLEPKPVAKPVKKPAAEPKPTPPAPKPQPKAVYSGGSSTNANSGNGAQGSNNSTGEGNTGKPGDRGQLNGDPNAKGYTGGGLGGGRSDFRLNGRNLISRPSVTYDGTESGYIAVNIKVDQKGNVIAATFSMKGSTLSNPQLIDIARKAALNGQLKYNANPDAPEVQFGTIRFYFKAE, encoded by the coding sequence ATGGAGGAAAACAACCGTAAAAAAAATATTCAGGCATTAGGAGTAACTATCGGCGTACATGCGCTGCTGTTAGTAGCACTGGTATTTGCCGGTTTCTCGGCGCCTCCGCCCCTGCCCGACCAGGACCTGGGGATGGAAGTCAACCTGGGCACCTCCGATGATGGAATGGGCGACGAACAGCCGCTCAACCCGAACCCTCCCAGTGCAGCAGCATCCACACCTGCCCCCGCAGAAAGTGAACCCGCCGCCACTGAAAAAGATAACAGCGCACCACAGGAAGTAGCTACCCAGGAAGATGAAGAAGCACCGGAGATAAAAAAACCGGAAAAACCGGTTGAAAAACCCAAAGAACTGCCTAAAAAGCTGGAGCCCAAGCCGGTCGCTAAACCGGTGAAGAAACCGGCCGCAGAGCCCAAACCTACGCCTCCGGCGCCCAAACCACAGCCCAAGGCGGTTTATTCCGGCGGTAGCAGCACCAATGCCAATAGCGGCAATGGCGCACAGGGCTCCAATAATTCCACCGGCGAGGGTAACACCGGCAAACCCGGCGACAGGGGCCAGCTTAATGGCGACCCTAACGCCAAAGGCTATACGGGCGGTGGCCTCGGTGGCGGACGTTCAGACTTCCGCCTTAATGGACGTAATCTTATCAGCCGGCCGAGCGTTACCTACGACGGCACCGAGTCCGGTTATATAGCTGTCAACATCAAAGTAGACCAGAAAGGGAACGTGATCGCCGCTACCTTCAGCATGAAAGGCTCCACCCTTAGCAACCCGCAGCTGATAGACATTGCGCGGAAAGCTGCACTCAACGGTCAGTTGAAATACAATGCCAATCCGGACGCGCCTGAAGTGCAGTTCGGTACTATCCGTTTTTATTTTAAAGCAGAATAG
- a CDS encoding MFS transporter encodes MNLLKQTIRLYQNAYTGLSAATWWLSLVLLINRSGAMVVPFLTVYLTAHLHFSIAQAGLVMACFGTGAIVGALLGGWLSDRIGFYQVQFWSLLFNGVLLILLGQMRTFPQICICVFVLSSVGDAFRPANSIAIAAYSAPQNRTRSYSLNRLAVNLGWSVGPALGGFLASISYQWLFWVDGGTCIVAALLMRIFLPPVPAPAKPEKAVATGQTENVWKDSLYLWFLLFGMINAICLFQFSSMVPLYFKEVVQMKEWAIGLNMSLNGLLIVMVEMVMIHHLDGKLPNLVYVSRGAMMVCLAYVLLCVLPPVWGIAAVFMIVVTFGEMLCLPFMNSFWISRSQDHNRGQYAALYTISYSLATVVSPTSGAFVVQHLGFTSWWAITAGGCVLSAAGFRWLQQKRARAEKVIAA; translated from the coding sequence ATGAATTTGCTCAAACAAACTATCCGTCTTTACCAGAACGCCTACACCGGACTTTCGGCAGCTACCTGGTGGTTGTCGCTGGTACTGCTGATCAACCGCAGCGGCGCCATGGTGGTTCCTTTCCTCACCGTTTACCTGACGGCACATCTGCATTTTTCCATCGCACAGGCCGGGCTGGTCATGGCCTGCTTCGGCACCGGCGCTATTGTGGGTGCTTTACTGGGTGGCTGGCTGTCTGACCGTATCGGCTTTTACCAGGTCCAGTTCTGGAGCCTCCTCTTTAACGGCGTATTGCTTATTTTATTGGGACAGATGCGCACCTTTCCGCAGATATGCATCTGCGTATTTGTGCTGAGCTCCGTGGGAGACGCCTTCCGGCCGGCCAACAGTATCGCTATTGCCGCCTACAGCGCGCCGCAGAACCGTACCCGCTCTTATTCGCTCAACAGGCTGGCGGTCAACCTCGGCTGGTCCGTTGGACCGGCATTAGGAGGCTTTCTGGCCAGCATCAGCTACCAGTGGTTGTTCTGGGTGGATGGCGGCACCTGTATCGTAGCAGCGCTGCTGATGCGGATTTTCCTGCCGCCGGTGCCGGCGCCGGCCAAACCGGAAAAAGCCGTGGCCACGGGGCAGACAGAGAACGTTTGGAAAGACAGCCTGTACCTCTGGTTCCTGCTGTTCGGCATGATCAACGCGATCTGCCTCTTTCAGTTTTCGAGCATGGTGCCCCTGTATTTCAAGGAGGTGGTGCAAATGAAGGAATGGGCCATCGGACTGAATATGTCGCTCAACGGCCTGCTGATAGTGATGGTGGAAATGGTGATGATCCATCACCTGGACGGTAAACTGCCCAACCTGGTATACGTGTCCAGGGGCGCCATGATGGTGTGCCTGGCCTATGTGCTGCTTTGTGTGCTGCCGCCGGTATGGGGCATAGCGGCCGTGTTTATGATAGTGGTCACCTTTGGGGAAATGCTCTGCCTGCCTTTCATGAACAGTTTCTGGATCAGCCGCAGCCAGGACCATAACCGCGGACAATATGCCGCATTGTATACGATCTCTTATTCGCTGGCCACCGTGGTGTCGCCCACCAGCGGGGCTTTTGTGGTGCAACATCTCGGCTTTACCTCCTGGTGGGCCATTACGGCCGGCGGCTGCGTGCTGTCCGCGGCAGGTTTCCGCTGGCTGCAACAGAAGCGGGCGCGGGCGGAGAAAGTGATAGCAGCGTAA
- a CDS encoding AraC family transcriptional regulator, producing MKVIQFTVPVAEEGSVVIQEDILPYFYNYLHRHKEAQLTLIIKGEGTLIAGSYTQPFKAGDIYVIGANQPHMFKGDARYFENLKEKNIHAIHIFFDHDNALKGMLALPELESVRKFLQQTRSSLQLPPAYEEKTAAEIMRLCKLTGAERLFAFMSLLTYFSRQVKDWKSLSTGFLRHAYSESEGLRMNDIYQYTLEHYAENISLARIASVAHLTTYAFCKYFKKHTRKTYLEFLNEIRINAACKKIINGDAESIASVAYATGYNNPITFNRVFRKVTGMSPSAYARQYRFGQENAQRSGFISEWEEVAL from the coding sequence ATGAAAGTAATTCAATTTACTGTTCCGGTAGCGGAGGAAGGGTCTGTGGTTATCCAGGAGGACATACTTCCTTATTTTTATAATTACCTGCACCGTCATAAAGAGGCGCAGCTCACCCTCATCATCAAAGGGGAGGGTACCCTGATTGCGGGCAGTTACACCCAGCCGTTCAAAGCCGGCGATATTTACGTGATCGGCGCCAACCAGCCGCATATGTTCAAAGGCGATGCCCGCTACTTTGAGAACCTGAAAGAAAAGAACATCCACGCCATCCATATTTTCTTCGACCACGACAATGCGCTGAAAGGTATGCTGGCGCTGCCGGAGCTGGAATCCGTCCGCAAGTTCCTGCAGCAAACCCGCTCCAGCCTGCAACTGCCGCCAGCTTACGAAGAAAAAACGGCCGCCGAAATCATGCGGCTCTGCAAACTTACCGGGGCGGAGCGGTTATTCGCCTTCATGTCGCTGCTGACTTACTTCTCCCGGCAGGTGAAGGACTGGAAATCACTGTCCACCGGCTTCCTGCGTCACGCCTACAGCGAGTCGGAAGGGCTGCGGATGAATGATATCTACCAGTATACGCTGGAACACTACGCGGAAAACATCTCCCTGGCAAGGATCGCTTCTGTAGCGCATCTGACCACCTACGCCTTCTGTAAATACTTTAAGAAGCACACCCGCAAAACCTATCTCGAATTCCTCAACGAAATCCGTATCAACGCGGCCTGCAAAAAAATCATCAACGGCGACGCGGAAAGCATTGCGTCGGTAGCTTACGCAACAGGGTATAACAATCCTATCACCTTTAACCGGGTATTCCGGAAAGTGACAGGGATGTCGCCGTCTGCCTATGCGCGTCAATACCGTTTCGGGCAAGAGAACGCGCAGAGGAGCGGCTTTATCAGTGAGTGGGAGGAAGTAGCGCTTTAG
- a CDS encoding radical SAM protein, translated as MLKQTPYILYSDGKGNIFEDTSMQVVGRSGWDAFPIDPEEWIELPEGGNLYELPGRRGIGIDVASGEMGLCDKGWAVAAFIPPAHTGFYLAAYETMPDAPTLPLFCYTAVGWLDGKFYVPATRIEADIRQECAGFDAKKVKQGVKQLMDAYPHNRLVKHLAENCALTYECPAARNYFMGRWECPIPSSPACNANCVGCISFQPEDETIVSTQDRLRFKPTAEEIVEYTVPHLETAPFPIVSFGQGCEGEPLLMWETIRESILEIRKHTPKGSININTNGSKPDAVRALCEAGLNSIRVSLNSAQEKYYTPYYRPNNYKFEDIIESLKVVREFNGWTSINYFVFPGMTDTEEEYEALRTLIRETGLNMIQWRNFNIDPDWYLGKLGITEPGPCMGIKQLQEMIHEEFPDVKFGYFNPPIERIKGDYMADFAH; from the coding sequence ATGCTGAAACAAACACCTTACATATTATACTCTGACGGGAAAGGAAACATCTTTGAAGACACCTCCATGCAGGTGGTAGGCCGTAGCGGCTGGGATGCCTTTCCTATTGATCCGGAAGAGTGGATCGAACTTCCTGAAGGCGGTAATCTGTATGAACTGCCCGGCCGCCGCGGTATCGGTATCGATGTCGCTTCCGGCGAAATGGGCCTGTGTGATAAAGGTTGGGCCGTAGCGGCATTCATTCCGCCTGCCCACACCGGCTTTTACCTGGCAGCCTATGAAACCATGCCTGACGCCCCTACTCTGCCGCTGTTTTGTTACACGGCAGTAGGCTGGCTCGATGGCAAGTTTTATGTGCCCGCCACCCGCATTGAAGCCGATATCCGCCAGGAATGCGCCGGCTTCGACGCCAAAAAAGTAAAACAAGGCGTTAAACAATTGATGGACGCTTACCCGCATAACAGGCTGGTGAAGCATCTCGCAGAGAACTGCGCCCTCACTTACGAATGTCCTGCCGCCCGTAATTATTTTATGGGCAGATGGGAATGCCCGATCCCTTCCTCTCCGGCCTGTAACGCCAACTGCGTGGGCTGCATCTCTTTCCAGCCGGAAGACGAAACCATCGTGTCCACACAGGACCGTCTCCGTTTCAAACCTACGGCGGAAGAAATTGTGGAATATACCGTGCCGCACCTGGAAACGGCCCCCTTCCCGATCGTCAGCTTCGGCCAGGGCTGCGAAGGCGAACCGCTGCTGATGTGGGAAACCATCCGCGAGTCTATCCTCGAAATACGTAAACATACGCCTAAAGGCAGCATCAATATCAACACCAACGGCAGCAAGCCCGACGCGGTACGCGCCCTCTGTGAAGCAGGGCTCAACAGCATCCGGGTGAGCCTCAATTCTGCCCAGGAAAAGTATTACACGCCGTATTACCGTCCCAACAACTACAAGTTCGAGGACATCATCGAAAGCCTGAAGGTGGTACGGGAATTTAACGGATGGACTTCCATCAACTATTTTGTTTTTCCGGGGATGACCGATACCGAAGAGGAATATGAAGCCCTGCGCACGCTGATCCGGGAAACCGGCCTGAACATGATCCAGTGGCGCAATTTCAATATCGATCCCGACTGGTACCTGGGCAAACTGGGCATTACCGAGCCCGGTCCCTGCATGGGCATTAAACAGTTACAGGAAATGATCCATGAAGAATTTCCGGACGTGAAGTTTGGTTATTTCAATCCGCCGATAGAGCGTATCAAAGGCGATTACATGGCAGATTTCGCTCACTAA